Proteins co-encoded in one Malus sylvestris chromosome 9, drMalSylv7.2, whole genome shotgun sequence genomic window:
- the LOC126582850 gene encoding uncharacterized protein LOC126582850, protein MDGIQQLGLPVLGIVAAAAVTFYAVSFLELSEKSFRDLDEKEYGESGGYKPSPSSRVKRARRKAEKQAKR, encoded by the exons atGGACGGGATACAACAACTAGGTCTTCCAGTTCTGGGAATTGTAGCTGCTGCAGCTGTTACCTTCTATGCTGTCAGCTTTCTTGAGCTTAGTGAG AAGTCGTTTAGGGACTTGGACGAGAAAGAATATGGTGAAAGTGGCGGATACAAGCCATCTCCGAGCTCTAGGGTAAAGCGCGCCAGAAGAAAAGCTGAAAAACAAGCCAAACGTTGA